CCAGCCGGTAATACTTCGATTCTGAAATACCCAATTTATCGAGTACATGAGCGATATCGAGCATATTATCCAGTCCGTCGGCTGTATCCAATGTTTCAGCCGGAATCTTATTCATTTCTTCCGTTATATGCTTCAATATCGCTTTCAGTAAGGAGGTTATGACCTCCAAAAGGTCACATATGCGATTCAGTAAATTTAACATAACCATGCAATTAGACATGCTGGTCGCCGAAACAAGCCGCTTTGCACAATGGGCATTGTGCAGGGGCTCCATCACCACAGCGTTAAACAATACATCCATTTTAAGCCAGATTAAATTCCTCTTCCAATTTGTTTTCATCTAGCGTATCTATTATTCCCCAAAAATTATTGATGTTGTTGCGTAGTTCACGCGAAGGCGTAACCAGAATTTTGAGTTTTTCCTCCGGCAACAATCTATGTAGTTTCTGTTTTATTTCAGCGTTGAGCTCCAACATGGTGGGCCGATTTACGGGCACGCGAAAAAAGAGCATATTAACATACACTTTTGCCCGTATTTTGACCAACCAGGGATTTTCACGCAGCACTTTGGTCGTTACGTCTATCCGACAAAACTTGCCATCATGCAGATAGACATCTGCCGTACGTTGTTCTTTATAGATGATCACCGCGTTTAGGCATTTTATCGTTTTACCTCCTATCGGTTCTTCACCCTCCCATTTGCGCAAGAGATATACCATCAGTGCCAGCCGATCCCGATTGCGTTGCCATAGGCTGAGCAGCACAGCCTGTGATTCTGCTTTTGTCAAAGACGAGAGATCCATCGTTGCTGTCTGGGCGTTATTCCAGGAGAGTTGCCGTGAACTCCTTTCCAGCTGGTCAGTCGTATTTTCACGGACAGCTAGATTTTCACGCATTCCGGATCCGATGTCTAACAGAAGTGGTGATGGACGTCTATCGAGACGAGTTTTAGACTCGGGTAAATGAACCGTCAGCAGACCAAGGGATTGCCAATCCAGCAATACCCATTTCGGAAAACGGTACACAAAAAGTATATATGCGATCACTATCGGAAAGAAAAACAAAAAATCGGTTGTCAGATACCATCTCGAAAGCACGATTAATCCCGGCCTATCCGGTAGCAATACTTCGAGTACAACTCCATGAAGAGCCAGTACAACGCAAATTGAGCACAGCAGATAAATCATAAAATTAAGCTTACCGTTCCTACCAAACCGTTTCCGAAGGACCAGAACTGTATGCATATAGCTGATCAGCAAGGCGTAGACCAGCAGCAGCAAAACCGTACCTATCCATACAGCCATAAAGCGTTTGTTATGGACACGTTCAACCACTTTACTACCAGCAGAACCCAGATTTATGATCAAAGCAATGATAAAGCAAAAGAAAATGTAAAGCGGATAATAGAATATTCGGATCCATCGGACGCTCACAATTTTTAATAAATACGAAAACAACCTTTTATTTTTATTTAATTTACCCGACGGCATACTGGTTACAAATTAGTTAGGCGATTGGCTTAAAAAAAATACTTATCTCAAATTTACAAAATTTCTTTTAAATAACACTTATTTTCCCCCTGAAACATTCCGTCAAAATTTACGGAAAGCTGTCATATCTGTTCCAAACACTTGCTTTCCGTGGTTTTAGCCGATTTATTTGTGGTTTTACGAAATAGCAAAAATATGAAAAGAACATTTGACCAAGCGGGTGTTAACGACCTGCAACAGTTTGTATTGGCCACACTCCATGCCGATCGTCTTGCGATGATCAACTTTGTCATGAGTGACCTCGCTGGCTTTATGCTGACCTATTTTGATCTGCGCCCCAGCCAGATCCAATATCTGAACAATATGTCTACGGCACTCAAAACCGAGCTTAGCATTGGGATTGCCGACAGCTGGAACAACGGACTGGCCGTTGACTTCCAAAAGAACAGCAGTTCGGTCGATGAAGAAGAAGACACACCAAAGGATATCATCCTTTCACGATACAATTCATCCAGTGATTTACCTGTTGCGAACAGCTTGTTGCCGACAGGTTATTTTTCTATCCGCATTGTTTATCGGAATGCAGCACGTAGCTGATCCACGTTTCCCCGAAACAGACGTGGCATATTCCCCAAAATTAACAGCTATATGCAGACCGAATCATTCAGGTTGATAGAAGCAGAAATGGATTTTGTGAGCAAGAGTACGCTCACAAAATCCTTTCATCAGCGGCTACCCGATAGCCGAACCAGACTGCTTTGCAATCAACAAATTAGCATCTTTGAGGAGTATCTAGAGACAGGAAATCTGGAGAGCTATTGCTATCAGCTCGAGGTGAGCAGTGCAACAACAATTCGCTTTGACATACGCAGCCCGCAGACACACCTGCTCTACCATCTCGCTGGGCGTACGCCGATCCAATACAGCCAGCCGCAAGTCAATGCCGAATTTATTTTTCGTCCCAAACATGGCGCATTTTTTTATGCTCCGGAGACAATAATTGCGCTAAAATTCGAACCTGGAAAGTATCATATTCAAGGATTTACCCTCCCCCTAGATCTGCTGCACATCGGTGGTGTGCCTGGCTTTGAGTATCTAGCCAGCCTTATCGCTGCACACAAAGGCAAACTCGCACAGTACCGTGTCAGTCTTGATTTTGCGGCGATGGAGCAAACACGACGGACATTCTCCGAACTTACGGAAGAGCTCAATAAAAAGCCCCTGATCCCTAAAAGCATCATCCTCCATACGATTCAGGATCTGCTCCTTTTGAGCAAAAATAAGCTATTGAAAGCCGCAGGGCTGCTGAGCCACCAGGATCTTTTGGTCGAACAGGCGCGGGAACTGATCAGTAAGCGCATTGCTGAAACCGAGGAAATGACATGGATAAAAGATATCGCTGACAGCCTGCATATACAAGAAGATCAGCTCAATAGATACCATATGCAACGCTATGGAGAAACCCTACTGCACCACCGTAATCGAGAATTGCTAAAAAAGGCAAAACACTTACTGTGTCAGGATTTACGCGTACATCTTGTGTCAGACTTATGTGGCTTTGGCCAAATTTCAAGTTTCAGCCGGTTTTTCAAAAGTGAGAGCGGACTGTCTCCAAAAAAGTTCCAATATCAAATGCGCCTTCCAAAAGACAGCAGTTAGCAAGTAGATTCACGGATTTTGTCAAATGCTGATACGGTTTGTGTCAAATTATGCGCCCCAGCTGTATCTAGCTTTGAATCAGTGAACCAAATACCCCTAGGACTGGGTGAATTTATAAACAGAAAAGTATGATCAAGCAAGAGCATATACAACGTACAGAACGAGTCAGGATGCATTTTTTAAACGAGCAACCATTTGCCGCGGATTTGAGAACCCCGCATCGGCAATGGCCTTCACAACTGGTGCAGCGAACGTATACTGGTCTGGCCAAGATAAAGCTTTTGCGTCAAGCAACCTGCTGCTGTGCCGGCCCTGTACGTGACCGGCACGGACGCAGGTTTACGACATTCCCGTGTGGCGGTACGATACAGCATTTACCCGAAAAGGGCTGGCCTAATGCGGCGTTTCGGTCAGCTCCAGCAGAATCTGTGAAACCGGATATATTGACGATTTATCTGATTAATTAACAAGATTTGTCTAATTAAAATTTTGCACTATGGCACTATTTCAATTAAATGATCCAAGTAACCCTGGTAATCCAGACAGTTATTCAGCAGGATCACCTGGTTGTTCGGGCAATAATCAAATCTGTACTATCGACGCTCCTAATGTTGGGGGAAAACCAGATATTACAGAAGATTTGAGAAACGAAATGCTCGAAGCTTTAAATACCAGGTCGAATACATCGCATGTAACATTAAAGTCGTAAACATGCTGTTTTAATAATAGGGTGCATACATCATGCACCCTAATTTTGTTAATCTACCAATACAAAAACCTCTGTTGCTCTTTTTGCCTTCACTAGATCATAACCTGCGTCACGCAGTAAAGATCTTAGTTCATCAAAAGATTGATGTGGTCTCGTAGGAATTTTGTTATTCAATGTACTTTCATCCAAGATGACTGGATATGCCATATTGAGATCTGCCATAAATACAAAATCTCTTTTGGACTGGCCGACCTCATGCATATTTTTACTTTTGCCCTTGCCATCAATAATAACCCAACAATCAATCATTCTTTTTTCAATCGATGTCTTTACATGTAACCTATTGTCGAGATCCTGAATAATATTCCGCATCCGTTTATCTTTTGAGTTTCTCTCTGTAAATTCAAATTCGTACGAGATCGCATTTTTTAATAACCAATCTTCCTCGTAGCCATCCCGATCGGAGGCATAACTATATTTTTCCGGATGGGCCGACTCTATTATGATCCGATCAGCTTTCATATATGGCAATCGCGTAATTTTTCCATAAGCATGCATATAGGCCGAAATTATCGGCACATTGATCATGTACTCCCGTATAATGCTCGAATCAGACGAAATATCCGTACCAAACTTGGTATCGGCATCTGGAATATAGCCAGTCAGAGCAGCATAAGATCTGAGAGGATAATGCATATCCTTCAGTGATTTCGAATAGTCAAAAGTTTTAAAATCATTTTTCTGAGGAACATCAAGTCTACCCTCTTTGAGCATGGTGTTTACCATCTTTTCATCCAAGTATTCAACATGAGTAATTCCTTTCACTAGACCATCGAGAATCCATACAACATGAGAAACGGTCTGATGCGGAAAAAGCGTCTTTAGATTCTTATCTTCAACGATAAATTTCAAATCTGTGGCAGCTATAACATCATTTAACTCCCTCATTTTAGCCATCCGGCCGCGATTTTCATAGGTCACAGGATAAATCTGAATATCTTTTCCAAATCTCTTGGCAACCTTAGACAGCCTAGGCAGCGCGGCAATACAACTTGAACAAGACGAATTCATAAAGTCAAGAATGACGAGGCGCGCAGCCTGTTGTGAAAACTTTCCTAACGGAACACCATCTTCAAGAGTCCCCATATCCACATTGGGCATTTTCATTCCAATAGTCAATGTATCTGTCTGAGAAGTGCTACAATAAGCAGTCTGTATTGTATGCAATAACAAAGCTATAACACACATATTTTTAATCAATTTTTTCATTTTATCGTTCAGTTTGAGTAAGCATAGAATTGTTGAGTACAGCAAATGGTATCAAAAAAGTATATTGAGGAGCATTCGGCTGTAATTCTGCCAGTTTTTCTGGCCACGATCTTTTTAAAGTCACAGCCGTTTCGGCCTTTAAGTTCAATCTTTTTAGATCTGGCCAGCGCCGCTGGCGCATAATCAGTTCTTTTCTCCTTTCCTGTAAGATAAAATCCAATAGTGTAACCGGATCAGTATCTGTACGATCTGTATACGTACCAGATTTCCAACGCGACCTTAACAGATCGTTGATATCCTTTCGTGCCAAAGCAATCTTGCCTAGCCGAGCATTTGATTCAGCCCTGATCAGATACATCTCGTCTACAGCCAAGCCACTGAAGGGAGCCTGATTCAAAACACCGTCATAATTTCCTTTGAAAGAATAGGTACCGTCGTTATTATTAATAAAAAACACTGTCCTGCGCAGATCGTTAGCCTGATAGACTTCCATTAGTTCTGCCGACACTTTCCAACGT
The DNA window shown above is from Sphingobacterium thalpophilum and carries:
- a CDS encoding helix-turn-helix domain-containing protein → MDVLFNAVVMEPLHNAHCAKRLVSATSMSNCMVMLNLLNRICDLLEVITSLLKAILKHITEEMNKIPAETLDTADGLDNMLDIAHVLDKLGISESKYYRLVREGKLRPRKLGKRHYYYLSDLHQQLEESRRKGRI
- a CDS encoding helix-turn-helix domain-containing protein, yielding MQTESFRLIEAEMDFVSKSTLTKSFHQRLPDSRTRLLCNQQISIFEEYLETGNLESYCYQLEVSSATTIRFDIRSPQTHLLYHLAGRTPIQYSQPQVNAEFIFRPKHGAFFYAPETIIALKFEPGKYHIQGFTLPLDLLHIGGVPGFEYLASLIAAHKGKLAQYRVSLDFAAMEQTRRTFSELTEELNKKPLIPKSIILHTIQDLLLLSKNKLLKAAGLLSHQDLLVEQARELISKRIAETEEMTWIKDIADSLHIQEDQLNRYHMQRYGETLLHHRNRELLKKAKHLLCQDLRVHLVSDLCGFGQISSFSRFFKSESGLSPKKFQYQMRLPKDSS
- a CDS encoding thioredoxin family protein — protein: MKKLIKNMCVIALLLHTIQTAYCSTSQTDTLTIGMKMPNVDMGTLEDGVPLGKFSQQAARLVILDFMNSSCSSCIAALPRLSKVAKRFGKDIQIYPVTYENRGRMAKMRELNDVIAATDLKFIVEDKNLKTLFPHQTVSHVVWILDGLVKGITHVEYLDEKMVNTMLKEGRLDVPQKNDFKTFDYSKSLKDMHYPLRSYAALTGYIPDADTKFGTDISSDSSIIREYMINVPIISAYMHAYGKITRLPYMKADRIIIESAHPEKYSYASDRDGYEEDWLLKNAISYEFEFTERNSKDKRMRNIIQDLDNRLHVKTSIEKRMIDCWVIIDGKGKSKNMHEVGQSKRDFVFMADLNMAYPVILDESTLNNKIPTRPHQSFDELRSLLRDAGYDLVKAKRATEVFVLVD